The DNA window AATCTTCTTATCATCAGACAAGTTTCCGACTACATCAGATCTACATCTTTTACAATGTGTGATTTGCTTGATATATCCAGAACATTCGAAACGAAGCTTCTCCATCTCTTCTTTTGATGGTTCTCTCAAATTTTCAAAAAGAGATCCTTTAACGGGATAAAAAGAAATCAGATTTTGAGCAAAAATACCTATTTTTCCCGCAAATCTTGCTACATCAATGACATCTTCCATGTTGATTTCAGGAATTACTACAGAATTTACTTTTGTTGTAATATCTGCTTTTACAAGTTCTTTTAATCCGTTTTGTTGCTTATTTAATAATGTTTCAATATCTGTATGATATATTTTTGATGCAGTAACAGGATTAAGAGTATTTACAGTAACGGTAATATAATCTATATTTAATTCTTTGATTAGATCAATATTGTCAATAACCGCTAAACCATTAGTACTGAGGCACAACTTCATATCGGGAAAATGGTTTCTGACTATTTTTAAACTTTGATAAACTATTTCCGGCTCAGCAAAGGTTTCACCCGGTCCTGCAATACCTACAATCTTTAAACTCGGATAAAGTTCAAGATTTTCTTTTAATAAAGAATAAACATCGTTTGGTGTTATTAACTGACTTGTTACTCCAGGCCTGTTTTCATTAGGACAACTATAATTTCTATTGCAATAATTACATTGAATATTGCAATTCTTTATGAGGGGAAGGTGTATTCTTGCTACTTTCCCCACACTATCTTTGTTAAAACATGGATGTAGACTTTTATTTTCTTCCATAACTAAATTCCGGTTTTGATTAAATATTACAAAATTTTAACAAAAAATACAATTTTTGCCACGAAAATCACATTATGTAATAATAAATACTGTTAATAGTCTAACCATTCCTTTCTTGACTGATGCGACCGATGGTCGCATTTATTTTTTTCTTTAGCTGATTTTGTCATGCGAAATATAATAATTAAAGACAGCTTTGTTATAAAGATCATGTAGAAATAAGTTGTCTCTAATACTTGCATAACAAGAAAATAATAAAACCATTATAAATATTATCTTTTCAAAGAAAGATTTAGCTCCATATCTTTTATTAAAGGTTTTTTAAGCAAAGGATTTCATTGGAACATAAAGAATCATTATGAGATTGAGAATGAGCTTTGCTGCTATCAGGAAAATTGATAACTATGTTTAACATTATCAATACCAATATTAGAATGTACTTTAGCATGTTTTACACACCTCTTTTTTATTATAAAAACAAAAAAGAGAGAGGAATTTCCTAAAAACATTAAAAAAGTAAGAAAACTTCTTACTTTTTTAATTAAAATTATTTTTTATCTTTTTAAGCTAATATTTCTTGTTCAGATGAAACATTTAATTTATTAACTGATTCAACGATTGATTTAACTGCAATAGTCATCTCAAAAGTGGAATTAAGTTTATTTACACAAGAACCTATACCAACAGCACTAGCACCTGCTGCTATAGCTAAAGGAGCTGTGATTTCGGTTATGCCACTTGCTGTCATTACAGGAATATTAATGTTTCTTACCAATTCAACAGTGTTTGCAATTGAAACCTGAGCTGTTTCAAGAAGTCCTCTTGCACCTGCACTTGTAGCATTAGTAATAGCAGCTCCTTCTGTTTGAATTAAATCTACTCCAAGAGCTTCTAATTCTAAAGCAAGTTTTACTTGTTCACTTACATCAATATGCCCTGGAACAGTAACACTTAACATAGTATCGTTTCCAACAAGTTCGATAGTTTTTCTTGTAATTTCCAGAACTTCTTGAGCTGTAATTCTTAATCCATCTCTATAAAGAGCATCAAAATTTCCTATTTCTAATACATCAGCTCCACTGTCAGCTGCCATTTTTAATTCTTCAGGTTTAATTGAAGAAACAAAAACAGGAAGATTTGTTGTTTCTTGAGCTAATTTAATAATATCTTCTCTAGCTGCAACATCAACAGCGCTAGCACCACCATGTTCAGCAGCTGTTACAATCATTCTGACTTTTTCAGTATCAAAATTACTTATTCCCGCAATAACTTTAACACATTTTTTTTCTCTTAAACTCTTTTTTAAAAATTCAACTTTATTCATATTTTTCCTCCAGACAAAGTTAAAAACAAGATAAATTATAGCATTCTATCTATACAGGTTGAATAGTTAAAATACCTGAAAAAATTTTTTATTAAGGCAAGTTATTTCTTTATTAAGGATTTTATCATTTTTTGGTGATATAAAAACTCTACAGTTACAATAACTAAAATGATACAAAGTGAGTATTTGTTTCAAATATTGCTTTTCTGTTATTATTTAATTACTTATCTACCAGCAACGAATTAAAAAAATCAAAATAGGACATAAAAAATGAAACTAAAAGAAGCAGTTGATTTAATCTGGGAAAATAGAAAATATGATACAAACTCAGAATATGAAGCTTTAAGCCATTTAAACGAAGAAGTTGCAGAAAGTTTAAAAGCTTTATCAAAAGGAGATAAAGAAACTGCGCAAGCTGAACTTGAAGATGCTTTTTCCTGTATATTTATAGCTTTAAAAGTTTTAAATATTGATCCTGAAGAAATTGTATACCGTCAAATAAACAGAATGAAAAACCAGCAAACCAGAACAATGCATATTTTCTCTAATAAAGTAGAGATCAGAGTAGGAGATGAAGTTCGTGGTGGTTGGGCTATTTGGAGTGCTGATGATTTAAAAGAAGCACAAAAAATGGCCAGAGAATTTAAATGTAAAATCGTTCAAGAAGAAGAGAATCAGTTTATTAATACAGAAATTTTAGCAAATGTCGTATCAAATCAGGCTTAATAAATATATAGCAAGCTCAGATATCACCTCAAGAAGAGGTGCTGATGAGCTTATTAAAACAGGAAAAGTAAAAATTAACGGTGAAGTTATCACTAATCCTGCAACTATAATTACAAACAGAGATTCAGTTGAGGTTAACGGTAAAAAAATAAAACCGCTTGAACATAAATACGTTATTTTTAATAAACCTGCAGGATACATAACAGCCAGAAGAGATCCTCATGAAAGAAAAACTATATATGATCTACTTCCTCCTGAAATACACAAACTAAAACCAGCAGGTAGACTAGATAGAGAATCAACCGGACTTTTAATTTTAACTAATGATGGAGATTTAATCCAAAAATTAACCCACCCAAAAGGCCTTGTACCAAAAGTGTATAGAGTTACAGTAGAAGGTAAAATTACTCAGCAGGATTTATTTAATCTAAAAAAAGGAATTGAAATAGAAGAAGGGAAAATTGCCTACGCTGAAGCTGTGATATTAGAATATATTCACCCAAAAACAACACTAGAGATGACTCTTTATCAAGGTTATAATAGACAAATTAGAAGAATGATGAGTAAAATTGGACATCCGGTAATTTCTTTGAAAAGAATTGCACACGCTAATATTACTCTAACAGGACTTGATAAAGGTAAATATAGATATTTATCAAGAAAAGAAGTTGATTATTTATCTAATTACTTAAAAAAATTAAATGTTTAATAAACCCTTTTATATATGTAGGTTTTCCTTATACCGTAAGTTTTTTCTCTGTCATTAGGTTCTTCTATCACTTTAAAGTTTTTAATCAATTTAAAATTATTGGGAATAGAAGATAAATTGACTAGATTATTTTGTATAACAGGTAATCCAGAAGTAATAACTCTTCCGGTTTTATCTTTATATAATGTAATAGGCCTTGTTCCATCAAAATTAGTTACCAGACCATTTTCTCTTATATAATAATTAAAATTCACATCTTTATAAGACAATATTTCACTATTTTGAATCAAGTCTGATATAACCAAAAAGTCATAATCATCATAATTTTTTCTTTTTGCTAACAAATCATATCTGATTTGATGGATTTTCCAGGTTGGATTTTCTTCAAAAATAGGATAAATAAGATCATTGTATGAGAAAATCAGACCTATCTTTGAATCATTGGGGGCAACAAGGCTAAGATACTTAACCGTATTATATAAATGATTGTATTTTTCAGGAAAATAATCCTCGTGAATAAACCTTAATTCGTTCCTGAGAGAAACAAAGTTATACTCGGTTAATATTTTGCATACACCAAAAAAAGGCTTGGTTTTATTGAAAGTAGGCACTACTAGAAAATTAAAAATAACAATAAAAGCAATTAAAAGCTTTAAAATAGTTGTTTTTTTCGTATAACTAAAGGCAAAGACAGCACAACTTATAATTACAGGAGTTAATAAAAACCTGTTATTCCATATGCAAAATCCCATAAAAACAGATATTGTTAATATAAAGCCAACAGTAATTAATCCGAATAAACTTATATAATATGTTTTATTTGTTGTTGACCTTAATTTTATAAGGCTATACTTGAAAATAAGTGGTACTAAAAGGAGAAAGCCCAATAATCCAAACTTTGAATAACTTTCGTGAATTAGGGTATTTATTCTGTTTATTTCATCAAAAACCAGACCATCCGTATTTTGTAATCCAAAAAAGCTAAATAAGAGATCTTTTAAGCCTAAAAATAATGGAGATAATGCTTTAGCAAACCATATTCCTGTAAAATCAATAAATAATAGAAAATACCTGATTAAATTTCCTAAAAAAGTATTAATAGTGTAAGGTGCACTAAGTCTATCTATATAAGGCTGATTACCAAAGAAATTTCCAAATTCAATAAAATTAAGTATATGATTATAAGAACTAAGAACTAAAAAAGCAGGAATAGAGGCAGCTATAAATATAGCTATGGGCCTATAAAAATCTTTTTTATTTTCTCTAAGTGATATTAAAAGAAAAATTATTCCAAATATTGGTACAAAAAAGAAAGTGGAGTATTTAATCCCTAAATCAATACTAAAAGCGATAGCTGAAAATATAAGAGCTTTTTTATTATTCTCTTTAACTCCATAGATAAATAGATATAAAGAAACGAACAAAAAGAATGCAACTACTAGATTTGTCTGAGTACTTGAAGATTCAATTATAGCAGCAGGTAAAGAAGCTGATATAAATACAGTCCAAAGAGTTCTTCTCATTGATATTTTTAAATATCTTAAAAAAACAAAAAGAGTGAATATACAACCAAAATAAGCAAAATATTGTAAAAAAGCAGCCAACAAAGACGTTTTAAGAAATATCATCGGCCATAGAATTAAAATCTCTGAATTTATGGAATAAATATTTTGTCTGGTATCTGCAGTTTCAAAATGAGCTAAGGTTTGATTTTGAAGCCACACCCCAATTCTTGAAAGGTGATATTGTAAACTATCCGGCGAAGAAGAAGGTACAAATATAACAAGAAATAAACTAATTAAACTTGAAAAAACAAAAAAGATAGAAAAAGCGAACAAAACCCTATCTTTTTTTATAGACTTAATAATATTATTTTTTGCCAACTTAACTTCATTAAAATCAAGATGTGGTTTACCTTTATTATCCCAAAACTTAAATAAAACAAGGAATATAAGAAAATTAATTACAATTAGACTATCAGGGTTAACTTTTTTTAAGAGAGATAATAGTTCAATGCTTATTATTACTTGAGATACAAGTATTAAGATAAGATAAATTATAGAATTTTCAAATTTCTTAGGCTTAATAACAGTAGTTAAAAAGTATGATGAAGATAAAACTAGTAAAAAAGAGATCCCAAAAATAAAAAATCCTGATAACATATTCGACTCTCACAAAATTACTGCTTAATCAAAATATAACTCGAACTTAAACCTAAAACCACTTTTTAAATATAAACCTAATAATTAATGACAGGTTGAACATGATCCACCACTACAAGAGCTGCAACTACTTCCTGATGAACATGAATTCCCGCAGCCTTTGAGTGAAAAACCACCCCAAATTCTTCTAATATTAGAAGAATTACATTTAGGACAATTAGGAACAGTTGTATCGTTCATAGATTTATTGACAGTAAAATTTTCACTGCAGTCTTTGCAACTATAATCATAACTTGGCATATTTTCATCCACATCTATATTTAATAGTGCTCCAACGATAACTGATAACTTTAAGCTAAGTCCCACTGATTCAGTGGCTTAGCCACATTCTCAAATTAACGATCATTCCAATAATACCTCGTTATTTGATTCAAACGTTAACCTAAGTAATGGATATTACCCTATATTTTATCAGTTACAAGAGCCAAAATATCATTAAATATAATAAATATCATTAAACCTATAAGGAATAAAAATCCAAATTTTGCGAAAGCTTCCTGTGTTTTTTCGTTAACAGGTCTGCCCCTAAGTTTTTCGATTGCCAGAAATAATAAATGTCCACCGTCGAGAGCAGGAATTGGTAAAATGTTAACTATAGCAAGATCTATGCTAATTAAAGCTGTTAACAATAAACCATCCCACAAACCTCTTTTTTCAATAATATCGCTGCCGACTTTAGTAATTGCAACTATTCCGTGTAAATCATGAAAAGGTATTTGGCCTGTTACGATCATGCCAAGACCACTAACCATATAATTAGTATTTCTATATAAGAAATCCCAAGATCCTTTTATGGATGAAATAGGTCCGGTAACAGGAATATTAACCTCTTCAGATCTTAATTTTATACCAATAACACCTTCTTTGTTTGGATAAGCAGAAGAAAGTTGTACCATTTCACCATTTCTATCAACAACAATGTTAATAGGATGAACAGTATCTCCAGTAGCTGTTGCTAAATCTGTAAGAGTTGTCTGTCCATCAGATATATAATAATCTTTATCCGAAAGAGAATTTCTTAGTTTTTGCTGGTTTTCGCTCAGTTTTTGCCCATCAGGCTTATGTTCTGAGATACCTACTAAACCATCTTTAGGTATAGTTAAAGAATCTTCATAGGATGAAGCAGGTAATTTAATACTGGTTCCTTTTGGAATAACAGTATTTTTATTATTTACTATATCAGGGTTTAAATTCAAAATAGCTTTTGTCTGAGCACTAATTTTGTCATAACTAACATAGTTATCAAACTTTTTACTTCTTTTTGCAAGTTCAATAAATTTGTAGGGAGAATCAATAACAACCCCATTAGCTGAAACAATTTTGTCTTCAGGTTTAATATTTATGCTACTTGCAGATAAAGTTTTATCTGTTTGAATCCCATCTACAATAACTTTGTAATCTCCAGAAGGCACTCCTCCAGAAGCTACTCCAACAAAAAGAACAATTAAAAAAGCTATTATGATGTTAGCAGTAACACCTGCAATAATTACTAAAAATCTTTCCCAGGGTTTTCTGTTTGAAATTCTGCCAGGATCATCATCTGGAACATCACTATCAGGATCATCATCAGGAAAAGCAACATAACCACCTAATAAAAAGGCATGAACCACTATTTTTGTTTTTCCCCATGTTGTTTCAAACAATGTAGGACCAAAGGGTAAACCAAACCCGAATCTTTCAACGGTTATTCCCAGCATTCTGGCAACACTAAAATGCCCCAATTCATGAACAAGAACCAAAATACTTAGTAAAAACAACATTGTAATAATATGCATATTATTAGAATTCCTTAATTATCTCCAATTCCCAAATACTTAATTCATAGATAATGGGCAATCTGTCTTCCATAATATATTATCACAGATGAGTTAAAATATAATCAAAAAACCAGGTTACAAGCAAAAAACTTCCCAAAATTTGAATTAAACCCATATTCCATATTTTTTGGAAAATATTTGGAGGATTGGGATTTAAATCTTCTTTATGCTTTTTAAGTAATTCTTCTCCAACTTTTATTCCATTTTGAATTTGTTTATCAGTAGCTTTTACAGTTGTAAAATACTGTTGAAGCCATATACCAGCTTTTCTCCAGTTAGAAAAAACAAATAAAAATCCTACTATTAAGAATAAAAACTGAGCAAAAAATCCGAATTGCGCAAATTGCATTGATAATAATAAAACAAATTGTATTCCTAAGAGTAGAACCAAAAGATTAGTTCCACACCTTTTATGAGGTCTTGGCTGCATTCTTACTGTTTCAGGTGTAAGAGGAAGTCCTTTTTCAATAGCGTGAATAGTTTGATGCTCTGCGGCATGGTATTGAGCAAAAGGAGTAAATCTCAAAGTAAGAATAAATAGTATTAATTGAATAATTACTGCAATGATGTAATTTACGCTAATAAAACTGAAAATAAACCCTGTAAATATCTGAATAATTATAATAATAAAGG is part of the Candidatus Melainabacteria bacterium RIFOXYA2_FULL_32_9 genome and encodes:
- a CDS encoding RIP metalloprotease RseP, which encodes MHIITMLFLLSILVLVHELGHFSVARMLGITVERFGFGLPFGPTLFETTWGKTKIVVHAFLLGGYVAFPDDDPDSDVPDDDPGRISNRKPWERFLVIIAGVTANIIIAFLIVLFVGVASGGVPSGDYKVIVDGIQTDKTLSASSINIKPEDKIVSANGVVIDSPYKFIELAKRSKKFDNYVSYDKISAQTKAILNLNPDIVNNKNTVIPKGTSIKLPASSYEDSLTIPKDGLVGISEHKPDGQKLSENQQKLRNSLSDKDYYISDGQTTLTDLATATGDTVHPINIVVDRNGEMVQLSSAYPNKEGVIGIKLRSEEVNIPVTGPISSIKGSWDFLYRNTNYMVSGLGMIVTGQIPFHDLHGIVAITKVGSDIIEKRGLWDGLLLTALISIDLAIVNILPIPALDGGHLLFLAIEKLRGRPVNEKTQEAFAKFGFLFLIGLMIFIIFNDILALVTDKI